The genomic region GACGGTCTTTACCCTTACCTCCGATGAGAATATCGTTACCTGCTCCACCATCAATAGTATCGTCACCCCCAGCTCCATTGATGATGTCATTTTGGCGATCGCCACGCAAAATTTCGGTAGCTTCAGTACCGTTAATCGCGCTCAACTCTAGACTCCTACACTCACGGGTTCTAATAGTAAAGACCAAGTTGCATCCTTAGGCGAAATCTCGCTCACAGGTAAGCGCCACTCAATCGCTAGCGCCGGATCGTTGTAGCGTAGTCCTTTTTCGTAACCTGGAGTGTAAAACTCGCTCACTTGATACACGACTTCAGCATTAGGCGTGAGGGTTTGATAGCCATGAGCAAACAGATCCGGTACGTATAAAGCTCTACGATTTTCAGCCGAGAGTTCTACGCCAATATGTGACAAATAGGTCGGAGAATCAGGACGCATATCGATAATTACGTCGTAAATCGCACCTTGAGTACACCGGACTAACTTAGTTTCTGTAGCTGGGGGAGTTTGATAGTGCATACCCCTGAGCGTGCCTTTTTTATGGTTAAAAGACAAATTACACTGAGCGACAGTTGGCTTTAATCCGTGGTCGATAAATTCCTTCATGCAAAAAGTTCGAGCAAAGAAACCTCTATGATCGACTCGCTTGTCTAAGTCAATAATGAATGCGCCTTTGAGTTTTGTTTCGATAAATTTCATGAATTTCTCCAAAAAAATTGCAATGAATGTCTATAACTAAACCCGAACTCTCCGTCCTCATCTTGAGATTTAAAGCAGTGCTTTATCTCTACAATTTGTTGTAAGCATCATGTCGTTGAGAAATTACCTTAGCAGGTACACCCACTGCCACAGAGTAAGGTGGAATATCTTTAGTTACCACAGCTCCTGCTCCAATGACACTTCCTCTACCAATGGTTACTCCATCAACAACTCTGACTCCACTACCCAGCCAGCAATCATCCTCAATCGCAATTCCCTTTTCTTTGTAAATAATTCCTTGTCCTCTGATGGGACGAGTACAATCCGAAAAATTATGATTGCCAGCATAAATTCCGTTGTGGGAAGCAATCAAACAGTTTTTTCCAATGCTGATAGATTTACCAGACAAACAGGTATAGGGACCGATGTGAGTATTTGCGCCAATCTCAATCGTACCCATACGATGAACTTTGATATCAACTCCACGTTCAATTAATGTCCCATCTCCGATCCGAATTCTGCTATTGTGAGCGGAGCTTTTTAAGCGAACGCCAGACTCAAGAGTCACCGAATCTCCAATCCAGATTTTGCTCGTTTTCCCGACGTTTTTTAAGATAACTCCAGACTCAAGCGTAGTTCTGTTTCCAATTTCGATCCCATGAGGACGCAAAAGTTGAACGCCTCGATGAATTTGAGCAGATGTACCTAATCGCGCAAATATAGTGCGGTAGATCGGCATTTTTAAAATCGAAAATGGAATCCACTCTACTAATTTAGTGGCTAAAGCTTCTTTCCTATGGAGCCACTTTAATAAAGACGGATCGTTTACAAAATTCATGATGCTGTATCTCTCTACTAAGTTCTAGTTCGCCTAATCTTTCCATCCAAATTTTTCACCATTGAAATTTTTCGTTGCCCGATCGCGCGTTTA from Chroococcidiopsis sp. SAG 2025 harbors:
- the rfbC gene encoding dTDP-4-dehydrorhamnose 3,5-epimerase — encoded protein: MKFIETKLKGAFIIDLDKRVDHRGFFARTFCMKEFIDHGLKPTVAQCNLSFNHKKGTLRGMHYQTPPATETKLVRCTQGAIYDVIIDMRPDSPTYLSHIGVELSAENRRALYVPDLFAHGYQTLTPNAEVVYQVSEFYTPGYEKGLRYNDPALAIEWRLPVSEISPKDATWSLLLEPVSVGV
- a CDS encoding acyltransferase, yielding MNFVNDPSLLKWLHRKEALATKLVEWIPFSILKMPIYRTIFARLGTSAQIHRGVQLLRPHGIEIGNRTTLESGVILKNVGKTSKIWIGDSVTLESGVRLKSSAHNSRIRIGDGTLIERGVDIKVHRMGTIEIGANTHIGPYTCLSGKSISIGKNCLIASHNGIYAGNHNFSDCTRPIRGQGIIYKEKGIAIEDDCWLGSGVRVVDGVTIGRGSVIGAGAVVTKDIPPYSVAVGVPAKVISQRHDAYNKL